The following coding sequences lie in one Nycticebus coucang isolate mNycCou1 chromosome 18, mNycCou1.pri, whole genome shotgun sequence genomic window:
- the LOC128570542 gene encoding uncharacterized protein LOC128570542 codes for MASCGDAAGVHGRLDVYVCVRARACVNEDAPADRVAPHHGFSAHPYLPEPWRQPARFSGPAGLPRGPRSGWGGGRGLGDPSPQRPGLSRPLKQIAADRRAVSLEPPPARRLSPVPIIPRRVGPTGWDRAGDAGRAGSLTHSWLRCGCGFMPGQAAGPLPTVRPGKCLHRHCPCGPGRSSRLTPRRGPAWLLWARVDSPRGTRFAPEGEITRPRAKATRPSPPPPDFG; via the coding sequence ATGGCCAGCTGTGGGGATGCCGCTGGCGTCCACGGCCGTCTcgacgtgtatgtgtgtgtgcgcgcgcgtgcgtGCGTGAATGAAGACGCTCCGGCGGACAGAGTCGCTCCCCATCACGGCTTCTCTGCCCACCCGTACCTCCCGGAGCCGTGGCGCCAGCCAGCCCGATTTAGCGGCCCGGCCGGGCTCCCCCGTGGTCCCAGgtctggctggggtgggggccgCGGCCTTGGTGACCCCAGCCCACAGCGGCCGGGTCTGTCCCGTCCACTTAAACAAATTGCGGCTGACAGGCGCGCAGTCTCTCTGGAGCCGCCGCCCGCCCGTCGCCTCTCTCCAGTCCCAATTATCCCGCGCAGGGTCGGGCCAACTGGCTGGGACCGGGCGGGGGACGCGGGGAGAGCAGGCAGCCTAACTCACTCCTGGTTGCGGTGTGGCTGCGGCTTTATGCCAGGACAGGCAGCGGGGCCACTTCCTACAGTTAGGCCAGGGAAGTGTCTCCACCGCCACTGCCCGTGTGGCCCTGGCCGGTCTTCTAGGCTGACGCCAAGGCGAGGCCCAGCCTGGCTGCTATGGGCCCGGGTAGACAGCCCTCGAGGGACGCGCTTTGCACCCGAGGGCGAGATCACGCGGCCAAGAGCCAAGGCCACGCGTCCCTCACCCCCACCGCCAGACTTTGGGTAA